In Daphnia magna isolate NIES linkage group LG7, ASM2063170v1.1, whole genome shotgun sequence, a single genomic region encodes these proteins:
- the LOC116927323 gene encoding probable ubiquitin carboxyl-terminal hydrolase FAF-X: MTIAMKNSGEGGTPVGNESSQETSAIGNTTPNQNSPAAVNTDGNTNGQNAKEKESDEEAWLDPTTGEPYFPVNELARLEEMISRTRWVVPVLPKCELEILLDAAINLCKRELDTRSEACQRFFQDGLTKSFTKILTDDAVSSWKFEIHRCILRNCEKLIELCVSKLSQDWFPLLELLAIVLNPQCKFHTFNLTRPAELYPLNANGSDEEVFAKSPDIRAPRGWLVDLINRFGKLNGFQLLLERFQSEQNLSLPVMFALIRPFGLCNEMLTIPTITKYFLPIVEVIPAFLDNLTDEELKKESKNEGKNDLISALVKFLKSLAQRVPGQEETLQNLEMFRLKMILRLLQISSFNGKMNALNEINKVIASVASYPHRTTGNSVVTGANETDEEWLTAERMAAWLKEHRVLQIVLADSLHQPQYVEKLEKILRFVIKEKALTLEDLDRVWASQAGKHEAIVKNVHDLLAKLAWDFSPEQLDHLFECFQASWTTAGKKQREKLLELIRRLAEDDKDGVMAHKVLTLFWNLAHSPDVPNEIIDQAMNAHVKILDYSCSQDRDTQKTVWLDRCVEEIRLNVWVLQALKQIRDICCLYAETPANYNHATNAHAARAQHVLYRQEVVNRLQQQHALVILITDNLCAYMERVRSTVKDNPANYDPLTHLPDGRYSHVLQVQERLSFLRFLLKDGQLWLCAPQARQIWHCLVERAVFVADREACFKWFSKLMGEEPDLDPEVNREFFEAQILQLDPSLMTESGMKCFDRFFKAVNAKEGKLVARRKMNDVGLIGLDYLWRVILFGNDAVAEKAIHLLKETYTSLGPRLVNSQVEIHEDLIGSCSDRLRASHDTLRAYMIQQQQQQPHEALVTEKDFANRSRQETTRMCRLLKLLQEYVSDYDCEFHMREERTLLPLGRAHRGKCFTLIVRFPNQGRQLEDIEVWTHSNETLATVRRRIMARVKSTNQTSTLPVTAGANSSIMQSQIVGHQQPPVQQPQQQQSGVKLDLYLNNELIEPSEGYRLVADLPLRDKTMLTAKLSQSNTAVAGSPDSSSDSSTGGSPQHAPNSYQGAIGGQLHHAMTAAAAEGMLPGVLMSRDKRINPFLCQLADLGSQLQHAQLRDAARNLLRQLPADPQAIERLVVASQVLPSVQSLPSVAAGDKSESFQSPSELESIFIASSPSTTLYHLEVAYSLLMPANMSASDRTSDFQLGFILRGGIPLLLKMLSANSFLSTADIPTKRSAYLSILRLSKVVLAVMSSICMRNVLDSPGQNLVLHTVTSCAATDSVVRAVASRLAQHMQTDSDASLLLSSIKPDEEVARSLVRLTWASSSGDYQLLESSWNDLGMVKLNTTVSPTQENEYSEDILLCKEALEVLTVVNSISPRAVYQVSQSNTFYRFSLEMILLCPVKALRLSAAEQFLLISSQSVLPQANPPTDSPSMLAFFLDLLFSVMASTVPEYAKNSQEFFQLLCRLLNLAATSNVPLPSAEPLLLNEINWLQRVRDSFLKTGSTQTEDDLLEGHLCLTRELISYLGLTKKYEIGSDPSKSVNLIKELLEDFLYPASRIMAKYNSTGELLSAVADPICSTPASVVAALELLVALCSGCVANLKLLTSMLTDMFFSDQQAEPLSEWEYLPPVGPRASWSFVGLKNAGATCYMNSVLQQLFMIERLRRGVLLAQGAALDPDEDFNGDEKMENDTENSEDQQLQLQQHQRSRDESTREYNINILKQLQAIFGHLACSKLQYYVPRGLWRHFKLQGEPVNLREQQDAVEFYMSLTDSVDEALKALGHEQIMHRTLVGIYSDQKICKGCPHRYCKEQPFNVISIDIRNHSNLHDSLEQYVKGELLEGGDAYHCEKCNKKVNTVKRLCVKKLPPILAIQLKRFEYDYERLCPIKFNDYFEFPRLLDMEPYTVWGLAKAEGEVIDYDMEEEANRDVCTRYQLTGIVVHSGQASGGHYYSYILHRPPPNATGGMGGTKWYKFDDGDVSECKMDDDEEMKNQCFGGEYMGEVFDHVVKRMSYRRQKRWWNAYILFYTKEDIDIGNRLSELTINESVSMTSATPLSSPLCMPLAIERSVRKQNIKFQHTYNQFSTEYFHFMRKLISCQTPYLAVDLKTLSGKLPIHPSSVSLTPAEVEELALSSVEIGAHFLFTTCFHTKKSLRGVANDWYEALLGPLRVSKQARLWFGQHVLLDHPHRFCEYLLQCPSAEVRSAFVKILVFLAHLSLSDGPCEIIAPSTSLPGTSSFPSSGVVPAVSELTLADHIFQSVLSLLSKEVADYGRHLSQYFNLFLVYASLGPPEKAHLLRLNVLATFMTVALDEGPGPPIKYQYAELGKLYQVVCMLIRCCDISSKANSSVAGQPPLPNSFGEPPLMPIQPQVAEILYTRNNFVKKLLEDASGIEETSRLLRYCCWENNHFSFVVLSEILWQVAFAYTYELRPHLDLLLCILSLEDSWQKYRITAALKGIPDDRDGLFDIIQRSKNHYHKRAYQCIKCLVALFSSCPAAHQILLTNAEFKRKWSAAVDWLHEELDRPYPTGNNQYNQWSPPAQSNETSNGYFLERSHSARLTLDKSIELCPEEEVETEDVVGIPSGGGSSALGVGDDNVVPPPALVADIGLDNSTAALVKSQTLARAAFGVSQPRPGHAQTASPRATAPPTNSNLSIPRSSSSQFPPLHPNRPQQPPVKNEGSGSSQSGPSPTH; encoded by the exons ATGACAATAGCCATGAAAAATAGTGGAGAAGGAGGAACTCCTGTAGGAAATGAATCCTCACAAGAAACTTCTGCTATTGGAAACACA ACTCCAAATCAAAACAGTCCTGCTGCTGTAAATACAGATGGAAACACAAATGGCCAAAATGctaaagaaaaggaaagtgaCGAGGAAGCCTGGCTGGATCCAACCACAGGTGAACCTTATTTTCCAGTTAATGAACTGGCAAGACTAGAAGAAATGATTAGTAGGACACGTTGGGTTGTTCCCGTGTTACCAAAATGTGAGCTTGAAATCCTCCTGGATGCAGCCATTAACCTTTGTAAAAGAGAACTTGATACCAGAAGTGAAGCATGCCAGAGATTTTTCCAGGATGGCTTGACTAAGTCTTTCACTAAAATTCTGACTGATGATGCTGTCAGTAGTTggaaatttgaaattcatcGTTGCATTCTGAGAAATTGTGAAAAACTTATAGAACTATGTGTTTCCAAGCTAAGCCAAGATTGGTTCCCACTGTTGGAGCTATTAGCTATAGTTCTGAATCCCCAATGCAAATTTCACACCTTCAACTTGACCCGGCCAGCTGAGCTGTATCCACTGAATGCAAATGGAAGTGATGAAGAGGTTTTCGCGAAATCGCCTGACATTCGGGCTCCCAGGGGCTGGTTAGTGGATTTGATCAACCGCTTTGGTAAATTGAATGgatttcagttgttgttggaaCGGTTTCAAAGCGAACAAAATTTGAGTTTACCCGTAATGTTTGCGCTTATTCGGCCATTTGGACTTTGTAATGAAATGTTGACCATCCCTACCATTACCAAATACTTCCTGCCTATCGTTGAAGTGATTCCTGCATTCTTGGATAATTTAACTGATGAAGAACTGAAAAAAGAATCGAAAAACGAAGGCAAGAATGACTTGATATCAGCACTTGTCAAATTTCTGAAAAGTCTTGCGCAACGGGTTCCTGGTCAAGAGGAAACTCTTCAAAATTTAGAGATGTTCCGACTCAAAATGATTCTCCGGCTTCTACAAATTTCATCGTTTAATGGAAAAATGAACGCTCTTAATGAAATTAACAAGGTTATAGCGAGTGTAGCTTCTTATCCGCACCGAACCACCGGCAACAGTGTTGTTACGGGTGCTAATGAAACGGATGAAGAGTGGCTAACAGCTGAAAG GATGGCCGCGTGGTTAAAGGAGCATCGGGTATTACAGATAGTCTTAGCCGACTCTTTGCACCAGCCGCAATATGTTGAGAAACTGGAGAAAATCCTTCGTTTTGTTATTAAGGAAAAAGCACTAACCTTGGAAGATCTGGACCGCGTTTGGGCGTCGCAGGCTGGCAAGCATGAAGCAATAGTCAAGAATGTTCATGATTTGCTGGCCAAATTAGCCTGGGATTTTTCTCCCGAACAGTTAGACCATctatttgaatgttttcag GCAAGCTGGACAACTGcggggaaaaaacaaagagaaaagcTGTTGGAGTTAATTCGGCGCTTAGCAGAGGATGACAAAGACGGCGTTATGGCTCACAAG GTTTTGACTTTATTCTGGAACCTTGCGCACTCACCAGACGTGCCCAACGAGATTATCGATCAGGCGATGAATGCTCACGTCAAGATCCTTGACTATTCTTGTTCACAAGATCGTGATACGCAAAAAACTGTGTGGCTTGATCGTTGCGTGGAGGAGATTCGCCTCAACGTCTGGGTACTTCAGGCATTGAAACAGATTCGAGATATCTGCTGTCTATATGCCGAAACTCCGGCCAATTACAATCATGCTACCAACGCGCACGCAGCCCGTGCCCAGCACGTTCTTTATAGACAAGAAGTGGTTAATCGTCTCCAGCAGCAGCACGCGCTAGTCATTCTTATAACTGACAACCTCTGCGCATATATGGAGCGAGTGCGAAGCACTGTCAAAGACAATCCCGCCAATTATGATCCACTCACTCATTTGCCCGACGGTCGATACAGCCACGTTCTGCAG GTTCAAGAACGATTGAGTTTTTTGAGGTTCTTACTGAAAGATGGCCAGCTGTGGCTGTGTGCACCTCAAGCTCGCCAGATCTGGCACTGCCTAGTGGAACGAGCTGTATTTGTTGCCGATAGGGAGGCCTGTTTCAAATGGTTTTCCAAATTGATGGGTGAAGAACCTGACCTCGATCCCGAGGTCAATCGTGAGTTCTTTGAGGCTCAAATCCTTCAATTGGACCCTAGTCTGATGACTGAAAGCGGCATGAAGTGTTTCGACCGTTTTTTTAAGGCTGTCAATGCcaaagaagggaaattggttGCTCGTCGGAAGATGAATGACGTTGGACTCATTGGACTCGACTACTTGTGGCGTGTAATTCTCTTCGGAAATGATGCAGTTGCGGAAAA AGCCATTCATCTACTGAAAGAGACCTATACAAGTTTAGGCCCCCGACTGGTCAATAGTCAAGTAGAAATTCACGAGGATCTTATTGGTAGTTGTAGTGACAGACTTCGAGCGTCACATGATACGTTGCGTGCGTACATGatacagcaacagcaacagcagccacACGAAGCCTTGGTGACTGAAAAAGATTTCGCAAATAGGAGCCGACAGGAAACCACGCGCATGTGCAGACTGTTGAAACTATTGCAAGAGTATGTTAGTGACTATGATTGCGAGTTTCATATGAGGGAAGAGAGGACACTTCTTCCTCTCGGAAGAGCACATAG GGGGAAGTGCTTTACGTTAATTGTCCGCTTTCCCAACCAAGGGCGTCAACTAGAAGATATCGAAGTATGGACTCACAGTAACGAGACACTCGCCACCGTCCGACGACGTATCATGGCACGCGTGAAATCCACAAACCAAACATCTACTCTTCCTGTGACAGCGGGAGCGAATTCATCCATAATGCAGTCCCAAATAGTGGGTCACCAGCAGCCGCCAGTACAACAACCGCAACAGCAGCAAAGCGGAGTTAAACTGGATCTGTATTTGAACAATGAGCTCATTGAACCGTCCGAAGGATATCGTTTAGTTGCAGACTTGCCGCTTAGGGATAAAACA ATGTTGACAGCCAAGCTCTCCCAGTCGAATACTGCGGTAGCGGGATCACCGGATAGCAGCAGCGATAGTAGCACTGGCGGATCACCGCAGCATGCACCCAATAGCTACCAAGGTGCCATAGGTGGCCAACTTCATCATGCAATGACAGCGGCCGCCGCAGAGGGCATGTTACCTGGTGTGTTAATGTCGCGAGACAAGCGCATCAATCCGTTTTTGTGTCAGCTGGCTGATCTGGGTTCACAGCTGCAGCATGCGCAGCTACGCGATGCTGCCCGTAATCTGCTCCGGCAGTTGCCGGCCGATCCACAAGCTATTGAGCGCCTTGTAGTCGCCAGTCAGGTTCTGCCTTCAGTTCAATCTTTGCCGTCGGTGGCGGCTGGTGACAAAAGTGAATCTTTCCAGTCGCCTTCAGAGTTGGAAAGTATCTTTATAGCATCGTCGCCCTCAACTACTCTGTATCATCTTGAG gTGGCCTATAGTTTGTTGATGCCGGCGAACATGTCAGCGTCGGACAGGACCTCCGACTTTCAACTAGGATTCATTCTTAGAGGCGGAATCCctcttttattaaaaatgctCAGCGCTAATAGTTTTCTTAGCACAGCTGATATTCCAACGAAAAG ATCGGCGTACTTGAGCATACTGCGACTATCCAAAGTTGTGCTGGCCGTGATGTCTAGCATTTGCATGCGCAACGTCCTTGATTCCCCCGGCCAAAATCTTGTGCTGCATACTGTGACTTCCTGTGCAGCTACTGACAGTGTTGTCCGTGCTGTCGCCAGTAGACTTGCACAGCACATGCAAACTGATTCAGACGCCAGTCTTCTCTTGTCCAGCATTAAGCCGGACGAAGAGGTTGCCCGTTCATTAGTGCGTCTTACCTGGGCAAGTAGCAGTGGAGATTACCAATTGCTGGAGTCTTCTTGGAACGATCTTGGCATGGTCAAACTGAACACTACCGTGAGCCCTACCCAGGAAAACGAGTATTCCGAGGATATACTACTATGCAA GGAGGCTTTGGAGGTCCTTACTGTGGTGAATAGCATATCACCACGGGCCGTGTACCAGGTGTCACAGTCCAACACCTTTTACAGATTTTCTCTTGAGATGATACTTCTCTGTCCGGTGAAAGCTCTGCGTTTGTCGGCGGCTGAGCAATTTCTTTTGATATCTAGCCAATCTGTGTTGCCCCAGGCCAACCCGCCAACCGATTCGCCGTCGATGTTGGCATTTTTTCTCGATCTGCTATTCTCTGTGATGGCCAGCACAGTGCCTGAATACGCGAAAAATTCACAGGAGTTCTTTCAGCTCCTCTGTCGGCTTTTGAACTTGGCTGCTACTTCCAATGTTCCGCTACCATCTGCGGAGCCCCTACTACTCAACGAAATTAATTGGCTTCAGAGAGTGAGA gattcttttttgaaaactgGATCGACTCAAACTGAAGATGATTTGCTTGAAGGTCACCTCTGTCTAACGAGAGAGCTGATCTCGTACCTCGGTTTGACTAAAAAATACGAAATCGGGTCAGATCCCTCGAAATCTGTCAACCTAATTAAA GAACTTCTTGAAGATTTCCTTTACCCGGCATCTCGTATCATGGCTAAGTATAACAGCACAGGTGAACTGCTGTCTGCCGTGGCTGATCCGATTTGCTCGACCCCGGCGTCTGTGGTAGCCGCGTTAGAGCTTCTAGTGGCCCTTTGTTCGGGATGTGTGGCCAATTTGAAGTTACTTACGTCTATGTTAACTGATATGTTTTTCTCCG ACCAACAAGCAGAGCCATTAAGCGAATGGGAATACTTACCCCCTGTAGGGCCGAGAGCTTCTTGGAGCTTTGTGGGATTGAAAAATGCTGGCGCTACGTGCTACATGAACTCCGTATTACAACAACTGTTTATGATTGAACGCTTACGACGTGGGGTGTTGCTTGCTCAGGGTGCGGCTCTCGATCCCGACGAAGACTTTAATGGCGACGAGAAGATGGAGAATGATACAGAGAATAGCGAAGATCAGCAACTTCAGTTGCAGCAGCATCAGAGAAGTCGTGATGAATCAACCCGCGAGTATAACATTAACATCTTGAAGCAGCTTCAAGCCATATTTGGTCATTTGGCGTGTAGCAAGCTGCAATATTATGTCCCTCGCGGACTCTGGCGTCATTTTAAGCTTCAGGGCGAGCCGGTAAATCTTCGGGAACAGCAAGATGCCGTAGAGTTCTATATGAGCCTAACGGATAGCGTTGATGAGGCGTTGAAGGCACTGGGCCATGAACAGATCATGCACCGTACACTTGTTGGCATCTATTCGGATCAGAAGATTTGCAAGGGATGTCCCCATCGCTATTGCAAAGAACAACCCTTCAATGTAATCAGCATTGATATTCGGAATCACAGCAATTTGCACGATTCGTTAGAACAATACGTCAAGGGAGAGTTGCTTGAAG GTGGTGATGCCTATCATTGCGAAAAATGCAACAAGAAGGTGAACACGGTGAAGCGACTGTGCGTGAAAAAGTTACCGCCCATTCTTGCTATTCAGTTGAAGCGTTTCGAATACGATTATGAACGACTTTGCCCGATCAAATTCAACGACTATTTTGAGTTTCCCCGTCTTCTGGATATGGAACCATACACCGTGTGGGGTTTAGCGAAAGCCGAAGGGGAAGTCATCGACTACGACATGGAAGAAGAAGCGAATCGCGATGTCTGTACCCGCTACCAGTTGACTGGAATCGTCGTTCATAGTGGCCAGGCAAGTGGTGGTCATTATTATTCATACATTCTTCACCGGCCTCCACCAAATGCTACCGGAGGTATGGGTGGCACCAAGTGGTATAAATTTGACGACGGAGATGTGAGCGAATGCAAAATGGACGAtgatgaagaaatgaaaaaccaaTGTTTCGGCGGCGAATACATGGGCGAGGTGTTCGATCACGTCGTGAAAAGGATGAGTTATAGGCGCCAGAAGCGCTGGTGGAATGCGTATATCCTCTTCTACACCAAAGAAGATATTGACATCGGCAATCGGTTGAGTGAATTGACAATCAACGAGTCGGTGTCCATGACGTCCGCAACCCCGCTGTCTTCACCTCTCTGCATGCCACTGGCCATCGAGCGAAGCGTCCGGAAACAGAACATCAAGTTCCAGCACACGTACAACCAGTTTTCCACTgaatattttcatttcatgAGGAAACTGATCAGCTGCCAAACGCCCTACCTGGCAGTGGACCTCAAAACGTTGTCGGGAAAGTTACCCATTCATCCGTCGTCCGTCAGTCTTACTCCTGCAGAGGTGGAGGAACTGGCTCTTTCATCTGTTGAGATTGGAGCCCATTTCCTTTTCACCACTTGTTTCCATACTAAGAAGTCCTTAAGAGGTGTTGCCAATGACTGGTACGAAGCACTTCTCGGCCCACTACGTGTATCCAAACAAGCCCGTCTTTGGTTTGGGCAACACGTTCTTTTAGATCACCCTCATCGCTTTTGCGAATACTTGCTGCAGTGTCCTAGCGCAGAAGTTCGCTCAGCATTCGTAAAAATACTAGTCTTTCTGGCCCATTTGTCGTTGAGTGACGGTCCCTGTGAAATCATCGCGCCGTCCACCTCCTTACCTGGCACTTCATCGTTTCCCAGTAGCGGCGTAGTACCGGCCGTTAGCGAACTAACACTTGCCGACCACATATTTCAATCAGTTTTGAGTCTTCTCAGCAAGGAGGTAGCTGACTATGGAAGGCATCTTTCACAATACTTCAACCTGTTTCTGGTCTACGCTTCACTTGGTCCGCCCGAAAAGGCTCATTTGCTTCGACTCAATGTCTTAGCTACTTTCATGACAGTGGCACTCGACGAAGGTCCTGGCCCACCCATCAAGTATCAGTACGCTGAGCTTGGAAAGCTCTACCAG GTGGTGTGTATGTTGATACGTTGCTGCGATATCAGCAGTAAGGCGAACTCGTCCGTAGCCGGCCAGCCGCCATTGCCCAATTCGTTTGGTGAGCCGCCGCTGATGCCGATACAACCTCAAGTAGCAGAGATTCTATATACCCGCAACAACTTTGTTAAAAAACTTCTCGAAGATGCGAGTGGAATCGAAGAAACGTCACGCTTATTGCGATACTGCTGCTGGGAAAAcaatcatttttcatttgttgtgCTCTCTGAAATCCTGTGGCAG GTTGCCTTTGCTTACACGTACGAGTTGCGGCCACACCTCGACCTGCTTCTCTGTATTTTGTCATTGGAAGATTCATGGCAGAAGTATCGCATCACTGCTGCTCTGAAAGGCATCCCTGACGACCGGGATGGGCTATTCGATATAATACAAAGGTCCAAAAACCATTACCACAAGAGAGCGTATCAGTGTATCAAGTGCCTCGTAGCGCTTTTTTCTTCGTGCCCTGCAGCCCATCAAATTCTGCTGACCAATGCCGAATTCAAGCGCAAATGGTCGGCAGCTGTAGATTGGCTTCACGAAGAGCTTGACAGGCCATATCCGACAGGAAACAATCA ATATAATCAATGGTCACCACCTGCGCAGTCAAATGAGACCTCGAATGGCTATTTTCTTGAGCGTTCACACAGCGCTAGATTGACGTTGGACAAGTCAATTGAACTATGCCCAGAAGAAGAGGTGGAAACCGAAGATGTGGTTGGAATTCCAAGTGGAGGAGGCAGCTCGGCTCTAGGCGTAGGGGATGATAATGTTGTTCCACCTCCTGCTTTGGTTGCCGACATCGGCTTGGATAACTCTACAGCAGCGCTTGTCAAATCGCAGACGCTGGCAAGGGCGGCATTTGGTGTATCCCAACCACGACCGGGTCACGCTCAAACCGCATCGCCAAGAGCTACGGCACCGCCAACGAATAGC
- the LOC116927325 gene encoding sodium/calcium exchanger 3, producing MAPFSNSSNSINSSEVTHTELFCSDGILLPAWLPLQNVSTGTVAFRGLVYIASLVYLFVGVAILADKFMASIEMITSKKKVVKVKDVNGKIQTVVVRVWNETVANLTLMALGCSCPEILLSSIEIIGKGFEAGEMGPGSTVGSAAFNLFIIIGVCNWAIPSGQARKVKRVSVFLVTAAWSIFAYLWLYLITAVMSPGVIEVWEALITFAFFPLTVLSAYIADRHVHIYDYISKTYRMGRNGVIVEMTTDETEIVKSEPNNDRARHFDKFVGEAESDEVREFENHRKAFIILLKNLRRKYPMLSSNQLELMATKELLDRGSKSKAFYQVMASKMLTGRNDQSRHLKLNFTELFKEFHPSSSSPAVPCQSNDKQITKVFFSPGHYTVMENVGHFDVTVVREDGDLEKLIFVDYITEDGDATAGKDFEANHGTICFEPGVISKTITIKIIDDQLYEEDQYFYIRLLNIRSGNRFEYLCGKGEIADDAYMIAADIHNGSVPSYSMTLDVGPEEPAPPRYSVTAREILSALKSNKNLRRPSWFHYDESDREVSTGGDDVFVDAASQMDTNTISGDNQIFHEIQEHEFQASEAETANKSMTFSSSATTLATSVSFSSGRVSLNNIGGSKAKGVGDRRKSVEFLQDNNSPTRPASCSQVSSDSEDESIFRTETRCNQTIEPSLLRLVFPSMATVMILDDDHRGIFSLAERSVCLTETVGTHCMLIIRIGGSRGRVALSYRTEEGTAKPNRDYHHCQGEIIFENGETEKSIPIQIIGESLYEKDVLLYFTIGEPRSIAEGQSEDGIDDLEELSMREYSQLTEQQRVALRGRAQLGEVTTAVLRLKESKQFKNTVDKMVSRANKSLKRGTSAWLQQFIDAIHFEEENEDVNSDETGGSQEKIVIRNWKDYASHGFTVFWRLVFAIIPPECMGGGYPCFFSSVVAIGIMTALIGDVASHLGCTVGLKDSVTALAFVSLGTSLPDLFASKVSAVQDQHADASISNVTGANAVNVFLGIGVAWTLAAFHHSYNGTVFYVEAGTLAFSVTLYCVMALFAVLLLTIRRCDAVGGELGGPLKYKLPTTVLLVGFFILYILLSSLEAYEIISGF from the exons ATGGCTCCGTTCAGTAATTCAAGCAATTCGATCAACTCGAGTGAAGTGACACACACAGAATTATTCTGTTCGGATGGAATCCTTTTGCCGGCATGGCTTCCGCTGCAGAACGTGAGTACAGGCACTGTTGCTTTCCGCGGATTAGTGTACATCGCTTCGTTGGTTTATCTTTTCGTCGGAGTGGCTATTTTGGCCGACAAGTTTATGGCTTCGATTGAGATGATAACATCCAAGAAAAAAGTAGTCAAAGTTAAAGACGTCAATGGTAAGATCCAAACGGTTGTCGTACGCGTATGGAACGAAACTGTTGCAAACTTGACGCTGATGGCTCTTGGATGCTCGTGCCCAGAAATTCTCCTATCCAGTATCGAAATCATTGGAAAAGGTTTTGAGGCAGGGGAGATGGGGCCAGGATCGACAGTTGGCAGTGCGGCTTTCAATCTTTTCATCATCATCGGTGTTTGCAACTGGGCCATACCAAGCGGCCAGGCACGCAAAGTTAAACGGGTCTCCGTTTTTTTAGTTACGGCTGCTTGGTCCATTTTCGCTTATCTTTGGCTATACCTCATTACAGCTGTCATGTCCCCGGGTGTCATTGAAGTATGGGAGGCTCTAATTACTTTCGCATTTTTCCCGCTCACCGTGCTCTCCGCCTACATTGCGGACAGGCATGTTCACATTTATGATTACATTTCGAAAACCTATCGTATGGGTCGAAATGGTGTCATTGTTGAAATGACCACTGACGAGACAGAAATCGTGAAATCGGAGCCTAATAACGACAGAGCCAGACACTTTGATAAGTTTGTAGGAGAGGCTGAAAGCGATGAGGTTAGAGAGTTCGAGAATCATCGAAAGGCGTTCATtattcttttgaaaaacttaCGCCGGAAATATCCAATGCTCAGTTCCAATCAGCTAGAACTGATGGCCACAAAAGAGTTGCTCGATCGAGGATCTAAGAGCAAAGCGTTTTATCAAGTGATGGCATCCAAAATGCTAACTGGACGTAATGACCAGTCCCGTCATCTAAAACTGAATTTTACTGAGCTGTTTAAAGAATTTCATCCATCTAGCAGCTCACCAGCAGTACCATGTCAAAGCAACGATAAGCAAATCACAAAAGTATTTTTTAGTCCCGGTCACTACACTGTCATGGAAAATGTTGGCCACTTCGACGTGACTGTTGTCAGGGAGGACGGTGACCTAGAGAAGCTCATATTCGTTGATTACATAACCGAAGATGGCGACGCCACTGCCGGTAAAGATTTTGAAGCGAATCACGGAACCATTTGTTTCGAACCGGGTGTTATATCCAAGACTATCACTATCAAAATCATTGATGATCAACTATATGAG GAGGACCAATATTTCTACATACGACTGCTAAACATACGTTCGGGGAACCGCTTCGAATACCTTTGCGGGAAAGGCGAAATCGCCGACGATGCTTACATGATTGCGGCAGATATCCATAACGGGTCAGTTCCATCTTATTCGATGACACTAGATGTTGGCCCAGAAGAACCAGCTCCACCACGCTATTCTGTCACAGCCCGAGAAATCCTTAGCGCATTAAAGTCGAATAAAAACCTAAGACGGCCGTCGTGGTTTCATTATGATGAGAGCGATAGAGAAGTTTCAACAGGAGGCGATGACGTCTTCGTGGATGCAGCATCGCAGATGGATACCAACACCATTAGTGGAGACAATCagatttttcatgaaattcAAGAACATGAATTTCAAGCTTCAGAGGCGGAGACAGCGAATAAATCGATGACTTTTTCATCGTCTGCAACAACGTTGGCAACTTCCGTTTCCTTTTCTTCGGGTCGTGTTAGTCTCAATAACATTGGTGGAAGCAAGGCAAAAGGTGTTGGTGATCGCAGGAAATCTGTGGAATTTTTGCAAGATAATAATTCACCAACGCGCCCAGCTTCCTGCAGTCAAGTTTCATCGGACAGCGAAGACGAATCAATTTTTCGCACCGAAACAAGATGCAATCAGACTATTGAACCTTCTCTACTGCGCTTAGTTTTCCCTTCCATGGCCACAG TGATGATATTGGATGATGACCATCGTGGAATCTTTAGCCTTGCCGAGCGCAGCGTCTGCCTTACGGAAACGGTAGGCACCCACTGTATGCTGATTATTCGAATCGGAGGCTCCAGAGGCCGAGTGGCGCTAAGTTATCGGACAGAAGAAGGGACGGCCAAGCCAAATAGGGACTACCACCACTGCCAGGGAGAAATCATTTTCGAAAATGGCGAAACTGA GAAAAGCATACCGATTCAAATTATTGGAGAAAGTCTGTACGAAAAAGatgttcttttatattttactATCGGAGAACCAAGATCAATAGCAG AAGGACAATCAGAAGACGGCATCGATGACTTGGAAGAATTAAGCATGCGGGAATACAGTCAATTAACGGAACAACAACGTGTTGCGTTAAGAGGTCGAGCCCAGCTAGGCGAGGTTACTACAGCAGTTCTTCGTCTCAAAGAAAGTAAACAATTCAAA AATACTGTTGATAAAATGGTGTCAAGGGCAAACAAATCTTTAAAACGTGGAACATCTGCTTGGTTGCAACAATTCATCGATGCTATTCATTTCGAAGAAG AAAACGAAGATGTAAATTCTGATGAAACTGGTGGCTCTCAAGAGAAAATCGTCATAAGGAATTGGAAAGATTACGCATCCCATGGATTCACGGTGTTTTGGCGACTGGTCTTTGCAATCATTCCACCAGAAT GTATGGGTGGTGGCTACCCATGCTTCTTTTCGTCAGTGGTCGCCATAGGAATCATGACTGCATTAATTGGTGACGTAGCTTCCCATCTTGGCTGTACGGTTGGACTAAAAGACAGCGTTACCGCCCTTGCGTTTGTTTCTTTGGGGACGAGTCTTCCAG ATTTGTTTGCCAGCAAAGTCTCGGCCGTACAAGATCAACACGCCGATGCGTCGATTTCGAACGTCACGGGAGCGAATGCGGTAAACGTTTTCCTTGGCATTGGAGTAGCCTGGACGTTGGCTGCCTTCCATCATTCCTACAACGGCACAGTATTTTACGTCGAAGCTGGAAC atTGGCATTTTCCGTGACTCTATACTGTGTTATGGCACTATTTGCTGTTCTACTGCTTACGATTCGGCGTTGCGATGCCGTCGGGGGAGAACTAGGCGGCCCCCTGAAGTACAAACTGCCCACCACAGTTCTTTTAGTAGGATTTTTCATCCTTTATATTCTTTTGTCATCGCTAGAAGCTTACGAAATAATAAGTGGCTTTTGA